CGGGCAGCAATACCTGATGCGCGCCCATCGACGACGGCAGGGACGGGACGGTCAGCATCTGCTTCGCGTCGAGCGTGAACACGGTCAACGACAGCTCGCGCAGCATTCCGGGCAGCGTGTAGGAGAAACGAATGGCGCCCCGGGCGGGATTGGGGTAGTGCTCGAGCGCGAGCATCCAGTCGGGACCGCGCAGGGGCAGCCGCATGGAGTGTGTGTTGTTGGACTCGCAGATCTCGCCGAATGAGGCGGCATCGTCGGCCGCCGCAAAAAACTCGACGGACAGGGCGCTGTCGGGAATGAGATACATCATCGAGACCGATCCGCGCGACCGCGCGTCGATACGGTCCACCATCACTGTTCCGACGCGTGTCGTGTCGAGTCCGTTCACCACGGCGTCGATCGACAGCGCGCAACGATCCATCATCGCGACGCCGTTGCTGTACGACACGTCCACGCGTACGAGATGGCCCTGACAGCCGCTGCGCGGTGTGGACGTCACCTCATCGATGGTCACGTCGTAGGCGGGCAGGTCGAGCTGCGTGGGATCGGGCACGGTGAATACGCGCTTCTGCATCTTGCCCGCGACGGGATACGCGCCGTTGTACAATACCTGCATCGATCGAATCACGGCGCTGCTGTCGTACACGCCGCCGCAGGTTTCGGGACGCAGCTCATACAACACACGAAGCTGCCGCGTCTCGCCTGGAAGCAGCGGCGCGAGCCGCGCGGTCAACTCGTCGTTGTTGCTGCTGCACTGTGCGGGAAGCGCCGACGACTGGGGACGGAACAACGGACCGTGCCCGGCGACAAGATTCACGTTTTCGGCGATGGCGGATCCCTGATTGGTCACTTCGAATAGCACCTGCACCTCGCGTGTTTCCTCCGGCCGGAACTGCGGCACAACGCCGTCGCGCAGCGCGCGGCCATGCACGTCGGTGATGGTCTTGTACACGGTCAGTTTCGGTCCGACAATGCTGACGGACAGCGGCCGCTGCGTGAGCGAGGCGAGCACCGCGGGTTCGGGTGTGTGCCGCAGCATCTCGCCCTTGGTGACGGGAAGCAGGTCGGCGGTGGACGTGCTTGTGACCCGCGCCTGCTCGAGCACGGTGAGACGTGTCAGGCCGAGCGTCGGGAACGGGCCGAGGCCCGACAGCGACACGGTCTCGATACCCTGCGCCGCGTCGAAGCTCGCAGGGAGCCGTGTTGCGAGTGTGTCGAACTCGAGGTACTGCGCGTCGCGCGGCGCGTACCGCGCGTTCTCGAGGCCCTCCAGCGCGCCCGGAACGGTGTTCGTGCGGATGTCCTCGAGACGTCCCTGCCCGATCACCAGCTTCTGATACTCGCTGACGTTGCCGCGCACATCGCGCCTGCCGATGCTGAACATCAGCGGCGCAACGGCGTACGAGGCCTGTTCGATGAAGGATCCGTCGTACTTCCGCACCGCGCCGTTCAGCGAGAAGGGGATCGAGTACACGCCCCGCTTCAGACCCTCGTCCAGTTTGAACAGGAACACAAAGTATGCGCGCCGTGTGGGCTGAAGGAGATTGAGTTCATTGCCCATTTTCACCAGCACTTCTCCTTCCGGCTGATTGAAGCGCCATCCGGTGCGGAACACGGTCGGATCGTCGCCGCCGCGCAGTACCGCGCCCGTGACAGGATCCACCATGGCGGGCACGAGTGGACGCGGATACGAGACGTACACCATCTCGACCGAGGTCGCCCCGAGCTCGGGCGGTATCATCGGTGTGACGGTGGTTCCGATCCAGTTGTAGTCCGTCCCGTTCGAGATCTCGATGCGCGCCTCGATGAAGGTGCCGCTCAGGGTTTTGGGATATCCCGCCATGTCGGGATTTTTCGGATCGGCCTGCGGCAGCAAGGTGAGCGTCTGTTTGTTCCGGATCGGATCGATGATCGTCGATAGATTTGCCGCCGGTGTGATGAGCCCGCATGGATCCTTCCCGCCCGCGTACGTGGTGATGGAGGTCTTCCCATACCCGCGCGCTACGATGAAAGGATCGAAGTTGACGTCGAACAGATGCGGTTCGGCCTTGTCCTCGATCAAGTGTTTGACATAGACGGTGTCGACGCCGAAACGTGCGACCGACGGCGTGACACTCGATGTCATCGTGATGTTGACACCCTCGGCGTAGGCCGAGAGCGCGTGCGAGAAGAGCACCCACGGCGAGCCGCCGAAAATTTCCTCCACCACGAGCCAGCCGCCCTTGCTGATGTCGACGGGACCCTCGCGTCCCAGCCCCTCGTACTGCGCGCTGATCCTGATGTGCCGCTTGCCCAGATTCTCGAAGAAGTCGTCGCCGTATGTGCCGTCGGCGCCGGAGGACCAGCCGGATGTGACCCAGCCGTAGATGTCGTCCTTGAACGGCACGGCGGGTTCGTTCGGATACGCTTCGCCGTTGCCCGTCATGAACGCGTCGTGCAGGAAGCCGGTCCGCGATTGGAAACGGTCGCCGCGGTCGTCGATCCAGTCGTCGACGCCGTCGTTGTTGTCGTCGTCGAGAGCGGGTGGAATCAGCAACTGGGGAATAAAGACGTGGTAGGCGAAGGCGTCCTCGAGTATGGACACGGAATCCTGCGTGCGCGCGTTCACGATCCACGGCTGATATTTCCCGCCGTCGATGGACACGATGCGGTCGATGTCGTAGCCGCCGTCGGGCCGGCGCGGCAAGGTGATTTTGTAGCCGCCCACGCCTTTCGGGATGTCGTAGAGGAAGTAGCCGAACACGCCGTCACCCAGTGCCTCGTTGCCCTCGATGGCGAGCGAGGGATCGTTGAAATCCACATCGTGCCCCGCGTTGCGGATCCAGTAGTACGTGTATTCCGTCGAGGCGTCGATGTCGAAGGTGAGCTGCGCCTTGCCGTACGCGGGCAGGGTCGGGAGCACGCGCGTGTTGGTCGAATCGGTGATGGTGAAATTGTTCGTGATGTATTCGAACTGCAGGGGATTCGGCAGCGGCGCGTAATACGTGTACGTGGTGCGTATCGGCGTGTGCCGTGTTTCGCCGAAGATGGTCGTGTACTCGAGATTCGAGTACAGCGAACGGCTCGGCGTGTACGTGTTCATGTCGATCTCCTCGCCGCCGAGCGAGAGTACGGCGATGAACTCGCGGTGCGGCTGCGGAACCGTGCCCGCGCAGCGGTCGGTGGGCCGCAGCGTGTAGCGGCTCTTCGCCGTGTCGATGAAGGTGAAACCCTCGTAGTTGTGTATCGATTGATACACGAGTTGTTTCCAGGGGATGAGACCCGCCGCGTCGCGCTCCATCCAATGTGTCCACGACGTGTCCTGCAGATTTGGTGACTGCCCTGGCCTGGAATACGGATAAAACATGCCCGGAACATCCTCATCGAGCGATCCGCGCGCCTTCGCGATGCCCGCGGCCATCGGCACCAGGTCGGGTGGATCGATCCACAATTCGTACGCGCAGTACGGATCGTGGAACTGATACCCTGCGACGGTGCCCACGGGCCAGGTCACCTTCCAGACGCGGATCTTGTCGCCCGGCTCCTCCACGTCCACCACACCGTCGCCATCGGTGTCCTGCGCGCGCAGTCCGTCGTGATCGATGTCCTCGTACAACGCCGTGTTCCCGCTGCGTAAATGTTCCCAGGGATTGAGCCAATAAACCGCGGTTTCCTCAATGGTGTAGTTCTTCGGGAAAATCGAGGCGGTGTCGAGCCAGGCGTCGGGATGGCCGTCGGAATCCATGTCGAACTCCGGAGCGGATTCGCTGTTGCTGCCGCGCAGCACGTCCACAAACTTTCCGCCCGGTGTTTTAAGTATCGGGATGTCGAGTGTGCCGTCGGTCCAGTAGAAGGGCACGTCCTTCGGAATGTACTGCACGTAGCGCGTGCCCATGGCCGCGGTGCGCTCCTTGTTCTCCATGATCATGAAGACCTTGAAGGGCTGGTAGTACAGTCCCAGGAAGTTCTTCCAGTTGCAGTCGGTGTCGGCCGCGAGGCGTGCGGAGAACAGCATGTCGACGTAGTTGCGGTACTTCACGTACGACACCGCGCCCTCGTCGTCGGAGTAGGACACCTGCGCGAGCGAGGCGTAAATGTAGTTCGCCCACGAGATGTATTTGTCCACGCTGCCGTGTATCGCATCCGCGGGGTCGGGGGTGGTGATGCGATAGACGATCACCTTCTCCCCGTGTGCGGGCAGTGATATGCCGCTGAAGGTGACCGCGGGTTTGCTGTACTGCGACACGATTCCCGGAGTGACCACGTCCACAAACCGGAAGTAGTCGCGAATCGATTCGCGCACGGTGATGCCCGAGACGGGATTCGCGCCGAGATTGCGCAGTGTCACGCGTATTTCGAGCGTGTCGGCCCTGTCGAAGGACGCGGCGTTGTGCCCGCAACTCAACGAGTCGGGCACGTCGTTGTACACCGAGCGTGTCACGTCCACCGATGTCGCGAACGCGTACATGATGGAGTTGAGCGCCCACTGCATTTCGCGAAGCGCGGAGCCGGTCGCGCCCTGCTGCAGGGCGTTGGATGCGCCGACGGTGGGCAGCGCGGTGTTGCACACCACGCGTCCGCCGCGCGCCGTGCTGCCGGTGAGCGCAAACACCACGGGTGTGCCCGTGCCCGCGAGCCGCGCGAGCACGCGCGCGCCGGGCGCGTCGACGAGCGGGATGTCGCCGGCGTACATGTCGGTGTTCCCCGCGGTGAAACTCGTGCCCACGGGATGGGAGGCGTCGACGATATCTATCGCAACACGCCCGCTCGCGGGATCGGGCTGCACACTGCGCGAGTAATCGATGGAACCGGGCGGCAGCAGGCCGAGTTTCTCGATCATGTACACGGCATTTCCCTCGGTGTAAATGGTGCCGCCGCGCGCGAGAAAGGCGTGCAGGGCGGAACTGAGCCGCGGGTAGCGGACGCAGACGCTGTCCATGTGTGCGCGCCAGTCGAGTCCGTCGGAGGCAAACGCGGGAATGATGAGGAGCTGTGTCGGCCAGCCCAGGCCGGCCGAATCGATTTCCTTCTCGTTGATGTCGCACGAGATGCCGCTGACGAGAAACGACTCGATAAGATTCCGGAAATACACGGCCTCCCACGAGATGCTGCTGTTGTTGCGCCGCAGCCCGCTTTTCCATACCGCGATGCTCCGGGCGTTCGCCTTGAACGTCACCGCGTAATGCGTCTCGTTCTTCCATGCATAGGCGGGCGCGGGCTGCGAGGTCAGCCCTGCGTACTGCGACGTCACCACGTCGGGGTACACAAAACTCCCGCGCTCGGGACCGGAGGTGATCCAGTACACGGACCGTTCGCCCCAGCGCGGAAACAGCGCCGTGTCGAGCGTCGACGGGGCGAAGTGATAATCGGCGCTCGCCTGCGCGAGCGCAAACTTGTAGGCCTTGAGAAGATCCGCCTGGCGGGCGTCGGTCGGAATCAGCACTGCCTGCGCAAGCAGTGCGACCGGCGCGACGAATGACACACAGAATACAACGGCGATCCGGAATGCGCGAAGATGCTGCATGACAACTCCTGCATCATGGATGGGAGACGGGAAACGGAGATTCGGAGCCGTATATATTATATAACGGATCTCGTTGTCTGATACTACGGTATTCTTCGGAGAAAGTCAATTCCCGCAGCACCGTGCTGTGCAGACTTTTCCCCGGGATGACGCGTAGGCGGGTAAAGGAGGATGGAAGTCGTGAGAACGCGGCCGGGACCGCAGGAGTGTCAGTCCGCGCGCTCCACAACATGGACCGGAATGCGCAGGCGGAATTCGGTTCCCTCGCCAAAGACGCTGTGCACCGTGACGTTGCCGTGATAGGATTCAACGATCTGTTTCACGATCGAGAGGCCGAGGCCCGTGCCGGGAATCGCACGCGTGAGTTCGTTCTTGGCGCGGTAGAATTGGCGGAATAGATTCTCGACCTCGGCGGGCCGCATGCCGATGCCCGTGTCGCGCACGGTGAGAAGCACCGAGCCGTCTGACGCCGTCGCGCCGATCACGATGTCGCCGCCCTCGCGGTTGTACTTGATCGCGTTGCTGAGCAGGTTGGTGAGCACGCGGGCGAATTCCTCGCGGTCGACCTCGATGGGCGGGAGGCCGTCGTCGAAACGGGTTTCGAAGCGGAGCCCGCGCGCCTGCATCTGCTGGCGCAGGAGTTCCTCGACCTGCGCCGTCAGGTCGGGGATGCTGACAGCGGCGATTTCGCGCCGCGCCGTGCCCAGTTCCATGCGGCTGATGTTGAGCAGATCGTTGATCAATTCCACCAGCGCCTTCAGGCGTTCCGACGAGCGGTGCACCATCGTGTCGTAGGTCCCGAGGTCCGGCCCGAGCAGCTTGTCCTTCATTGTGTCGAGGTAGCCGCTGATGGCGGCGAGCGGGGCCTTGAGTTCGTGCGCCACCATCGAGACGAACTGCGACTTCTGCATCTCGAGACGTTTCGGCTCGGTGACGTCCTGCACCGTGGTCACATACCCGATTATGGACTGGCCCGCGTCGCGCAGCGGCACGGTTTTCATCGAGAGCACCAGCTCGAGCCCCGGTTTCATCTCCCATTCGCGCGACACGAGTTCGACGCCCTCGGGCGCCTTTGACGCCGCGTCACGGATCAACTCCACCACCGGCTCGGGGAAGATGTCGGCGATGCGAGCGCCCGCCTTCACGCGCGAGGAAAGTTCGAACAGCGCGCGGGCGCGCGGGTTCGCGAGCACGATCTCGTCCTGCAGATTCGTCACAAACACCGCGTCGCTGATCGCATTGATGATGGTGCGCAGGCGGCTCTGCTCCAGATGTATCTCGAGGAGGCGGCGCTCCTGCTCCGCGCGCAGTTCGCGCGCCTCGAGCGTCAGGCGGCGCTTCTCGAGAGCGCGGCGCACCTCGAAGACGATCTGGTCGGGCGTGAAGGGTTTGGGGATGTACGTGTACGCGCCCGTGCGTGTTGCCTCGACGGCGGAGTCGATGCCGGCGAAGGCCGTCATCATGAGATATTCGGTGTCGGGCCGCTGTTCACGCAGAGTGCGGAGCACCGCGAGTCCGTCGATGTCGGGCATCTTCAGGTCGAGCAGCACGATGTCGAAGTCGCGCGCCAAGCCGCGCTCGATGCCCTCTGTGCCGTTCTCGGCCACGGCGACATCGAATCCTTCCATGGCGAAGATCCGCGAGATACCCTCGCGCATGCCGAACTCGTCGTCCACGACAAGAAGCTGCGGCCGTGCGCCGGGCGCGGTCATGCGGGCACTCCCGCGATGTGTGTCATGAGGCGGATTCCGCGCGGGTGACGGACGAGGCGGAGAGCGCCGAGGCGAGTTCAGCGGGCGTGCTCGGACCCGAATGCATGCCACGCACGTCCACCGGTATTGTGACCGTGAACGTGGTGCCCGCATCGGGCGTGCTGCGCACGCCGATGTGTCCGTGATGCATCTTCACAATGCCGTAGGCGATGGGGAGGCCCAGGCCCGTCCCCTTGCCGATCTGTTTCGTGGTGAAAAACGGCGTGAAGAGCCGCGGCATGTTTTCCTTCGGTATGCCGATGCCGGTGTCGCTGATCGTGAAGACGATTTCGCCCGGCTGCGCGCCCTGTGCGGCGGCGAGGGTCAGCACGCCGCCCGAGGGCATCGCTTCGCAGCCGTTCAGCGCGATGTTGAGGAGCACCTGTTTCATCTGGTCGGCGTCGATGTACAGGCGCGGCAGCGCGTCCGTGACGGTGACGACAAAACGCACCTTCGCGGCATCCTCGCGCCGCTCGAGCATGGCGACAATGGAGGAGAGCAGATCGTCGGCGCTTGTGTCGACCACCGAGAGTTTACCCTGCCGCGCGAAGTTGAGCAGGCTCGACACGATGGTCTTGCAGCGGTTGGCTTCCTCGATCACAAACGCGACATCCTTGGCGGCGGGATCGGAGTCCTTGAGCTGCCGCAGCAGCAGATGCGCGTACAGCAGGATGGTGCCGAGCGGATTGTTGATCTCGTGCGCGACGCCCGCAGCGAGCTGTCCGACCGAGGCGAGTTTTTCGGAATGGATGAGTTGCTCCTGCGCCTGCGCGAGCTCGCGATGCGCGCGCTCGAGCGTGTCGATGGTGTAGGGCAGGCACATCTCGGGTTCAGCGATGCCGCACGCGACGGCGGTGGCCAGATCGCGGCAGGTCGTGTAGCCGCAGGCGCCGCAGTTGAGGCGATCTTCCACGCGCTGTTTTCCCGACGCGGAAAGGATCGCCTCGATCTCGGCGGCGCCGACCTCGCGGTCGTGCACGGGCTTCGCCGTGAAGCCGCGGTCGAGATCGGTGCGCGCGTACGTCGCGATCGAGTTTTTCCAGATCGCGACGTTCAGATCGCTGGTGCGCTCGCGCACGTATTGAATGATGCGCTCGCGCTTCTCGAAGTGGCTGAGCGGCGAATGCATACCCGGCCCGTTGATGCAGCCCTCGCAGAAAAGGATGTCGACGAGTTTTGCTCCGACCCTGCCGGCGGCGATTTCGTCGATGATGTTCAGGCAGCGGTCGCGTCCCTCCACCACGATCACCTGCTCGTCCATCGCGTCGGAACTCATGCCGGCGCTTTTGAGCAGTCCGCCCGCCACGGGATAGATCTGTCCGAGATTCCCGCGCGGCTGGTCGAACTCGCGCTCCATCGAGACCGACGGATCGACCTCGGCGACATCGAACAGTTTGATGATCTCGTCGAAGGTGAGCGCCTCGTCCACAACATCGGCGACCGCGGGATCGAGGATCTCGAGTTTTTTTGCGATGCAGGGTCCGAGAAACACCACGTACGCGTCTCGGCCGTACCGTTCGCGGGCAACCTTGCCGGCCGCGATCATGGGCGACACGATGGGCGCAAGTGTCGGGAGGAGTTCGGGATGAAATTTTTCGACCAGCTCGACCACGGCGGGGCAGGGGGTGGTGATTGTCACACCCTGCGCATGTTCGAGACGGTGGCGGTATTCCATGCTGACGAGATCGGCGCCGAAACCGACCTCGAGCACCTTCGTGAAGCCCAGTTCCCGCAGTGCCCCCACAACCTGCAGCGGGCGCACCATCGGGAAGGCCGCCGGGAACGAGGGTGCGAGCAGGGCGATTCGCTCGTGTGTGGACACGCGGCGGAGGGAGTCGAGCACATCCTCGATGCCGTTGCGCACGGCCTTGGCGTTCTGCGAACAGACCTTCACGCAGTTCCCGCAGCCGATGCAGCGATCCGCGATGACAACCGCCTGTCCCCGGTTGATCTGTATCGCCTTTGCAGGACACTCCCGTACGCAGCAGTAGCAGCGTTTGCAGCGTTCGGGTATCGTTGAAACAACGGACATAGACCTAGGTGCGTGTGTGTGAATCGACGGATAACGGATACCGTGGATTCAAAAGTCCGAAATACATCCGTCCAAAACAAGTCTGAATTTATCCCGATTGGTGAATTTCTTCACGGACGCGGGCGGTACAAGACATGTGTATTCGGACACAATCCCGCCTTTTTACACGAATTACCCAATTTTTCGTTTTGACGGGTTCGGACTAGTGAGTATTTTAGCGATTGAACTTTTTCTACCCGCTGCACACGCGTCACCCGTCAGCCCACATTTTCCACCCTCGCGGCACCCCCCTTCGTCCTCGGCAACGCACCTCTCATACACCAAGTGGAGTTCCCATGCACAAAATCGCAATCATCGACGATGATCCGGATATCGTCGAAGCGAATTCGATCCTTCTCGAGGCCAACGGCTTCAGCGTCGTCACGGCGGGAGCGGTCGACGAGGCCATCGCGCTCGTGTCGCGCGAACATCCCGACCTGATCATCCTCGACGTGATGATGCAGGAGCCGGATGACGGCTTCTACCTTGCGAACAAGTTCCGCAAGATGGGCGTCGACGCGCCGATCATCATGCTCACATCGGTGTCGAAGGCCATCGGTTTTAATTTCGGCGCCAGCGAAATGGTGCCGATCGAGGAGTTTCTCGAGAAGCCCGTGCCCCCTTCCACGCTGCTCGACAGGGTCAAGTTCCACCTCGCACAAGCCAAGCGGAGCAACCATGCTAGTCACTGAGAAAAACGCACTCACCGAACAGATCGAACGGCTGGTCGAAGCACACGGCACCGGACGCGAGGCGCTGCTCCCGATTCTTCAGCAGATCCAGATAAAGTACGGTCATATATCCGAATTTGCGCAGCAGGAAATCGCGCGCTTGCTCGACATTCATCCTGTGGAAGTGTACAGCGTCATCAGCTTCTACTCGTTCCTGAGCACCGCGCCGAAGGGCCGCACGATCGTGCGCCTGTGCCGCACCATTTCCTGCGACATGGCGGGCAAGGATTCCGTCGTGCGCGCGATCGAGCGCGAAGTGGGCGTGTCGTTCGGCGAGACGACGAAGGACCGCAAATTCTCGCTCGAATTCATCAATTGCATGGGCATGTGCGACCAGGGTCCGGCGATGCTCGTGAACGACGAAGTGCACACGCGGCTCACGCCGCAGTCGGTCGTCACCATTCTTAAAAGCCGCATGTAGGAGGCCGCCATCATGGAACGAAAAGGCATAGTGTTGTTTGACGCGGCCAATCACGGCAAGAGTCTCGCCGAGGCGCTGAAACGCACGCGGCAGGACATCATCATGGAAGTGCGCGAGTCGGGCCTCAAGGGCCGCGGCGGCGCAGGCTTCCCGACGGGCACCAAGTGGATGATCGCGGCAGCGGCGCAGGCAGACCAGAAGTACGTGGTCTGCAACGCCGACGAAGGCGAGCCCGGAACCTTCAAGGACCGCGTCCTCCTCGACGAATATGCGGAACTCGTGTTCGAGGGCATGGCGATCGCCGGCTACACGATCGGCGCGAGCAAGGGTTTCCTGTATCTGCGCGGCGAGTACCGCTATCTGCTTCCGAAACTCGAAGGTGTGCTCGCGGCGATGCGCGCCGACGGCCGCCTCGGCGAGAAGATTCTCGGCAGCGAGCTGAACTTCGACATTCAGATCCGTCTCGGATCGGGCGCGTACGTGTGCGGTGAAGAGACCGCGCTCATCGAATCGCTCGAGGGACATCGCGGCGAGGCGCGCAACCGTCCGCCGTTCCCGGTCAACACCGGTTATCTCGGCAAACCGACAACGGTAAACAACGTCGAGACCTTCGCGAGTGTCGCGGTGATCCTGTCGAAGGGCGCCGAATGGTACAAGGGCATCGGGACCGACAAGTCCACCGGCTCGAAACTCGTGTCGGTATCGGGCGATTGTGACAAGCCAGGCGTGTACGAGATTCCGTTCGGCATGACCATCGCGGAGCTTCTCGCGCTCGTCGAGGCACGCGACACCAAGGCGGTGCAGGTGGGCGGCGCGTCCGGCATGTGCATCCCGAAACACGAGTTCCACCGCACGGTCGCGTACGAGGACGTTGCGACGGGCGGATCGGTGATCGTGTTCAACGAGAGCCGCGACATGCTGCATGTGCTCAAGAACTTCATGGAATTCTTCACCGAGGAATCTTGCGGTCAGTGCACGCCGTGCCGCATCGGCAACGCGAAGCTGCTGGAAGGTGTGGAGAAAATCGAGAAGGGAACCTGCTCGATCAGCTACCTCAACGAGCTGGTCGAACTCGGCAAGTCGATGCAGATCGCATCGAAGTGCGGTCTCGGACAGTCGAGTCCGAATCCCTTCATCTCGATCATGACCCATTTCCAGCACGAAATTTTCTCGCACCGCTAATCGGACACAGCCATGAATACAACTGAATCAAACCGCGCTCCCGTCAGCCATCAGCCGCATGTCGTCAAACCGGTCGCGGCCGGCGATATCGGTTCCGAGGTGCATGTCGAGATCAACGGCACGCCGTTTCACGTGCCGCTCGGCATGACGATCCTCGACGCGTGCAAGAGCAAGGGCATACACATCCCGACCCTCTGTTACCATTCCGACCTGTGCCTCGCGGGCGTGTGCCGCATCTGCGTCGTCGAGGTCGAGGGCATGCGCACGCTTCAGGCCGCCTGCACCTATCCCATCACCAATCCCGTGAAAATCGTGACCTCGTCGGAGAAGGTCCGCAAGTCGCGCCGGCACATCCTCGACCTGCTCCTCAGCGAGCACTACGGCGAGTGTTACTCGTGCCACCGCAACGGCAACTGCGAACTCCAGACCCTGTCGAAGGAATACGGCGTCGACGAATACCGTTTCGGGCACGTGACCGAACGCAAGCACGAGATCGACAAGTCGTCGTACTCCGTCGTGCGCGACATGGACAAGTGCGTGCTGTGCCGCCGCTGCGTCCGCACCTGCATCGACCTGCAGGAAGTGGGTGTGCTCGAGGCGACGGGCCGCGGCGACCAGACGTCGATCTCGACGTTTATGGACAAGCCGCTGCTCGACGTCGTCTGCATCAACTGCGGCCAGTGCATCAACCGCTGCCCGACCGCGGCGCTCAAGGCCAACGATCCGTCCGACGAGATCTGGGCCGCCATCGACGATCCGAAAAAACACGTCGTGATCCAAACCGCCCCGTCGCCGCGCGCCGCGATCGGCGAGGAATTCGGCCTGCCCGCCGGACGTTCGCTCACGCGCGAACTCAACACCGCGCTGCGCATGATGGGCTACGACAAGGTGTTCGACACCAACTTCACCGCCGATCTCACGATCATGGAGGAAGGCACCGAACTGCTGCTGCGTCTCAAGGCGGCGCTGGTCGACAAGGATCCGAAGGTGAAGCTGCCGCAGTTCACCTCCTGCTCCCCCGGTTGGGTGAAATACATCGAACATTTCTATCCCGAGTACCTCGACCATCTGTCGTCGGCGAAATCGCCGCAGCAGATGTTCGGCGCGGTGATCAAGACCTTCTACGCGCAGGAAGCGGGCGTGGATCCGGCCGACATCGTGACCGTGGCCGTCATGCCGTGTTCGGCGAAGAAGTTCGAGTGCAACCGTCCCGAGATGGCCGACTCCGGCTTCAAGGACGTGGACTACGGCCTGACGACGCGCGAACTTGCGCAGATGATCAAGGAAGCCGGTCTGAAGCTCCCCGAACTGCCGCCGTCGGACTTCGACGATCCGTTCGGTGAAGCATCGGGCGCGGGCCTCATTTTCGGCGCCACGGGCGGCGTGATGGAAGCGGCCCTGCGCACGGCGTACGAGCTGGTCACCGGTCGCGAGGTGCCCTTCAAGAATCTCGACATCATGCCGTGCCGCGGTTTCGAAGGCGTGCGCCAGGCGTCGGTGAAACTCGAGAACGTGAAGCCCGAATGGAGCTTCCTCGAGGGTGTGGAACTCAAGTTCATGATCGCGCACGGCACCGCCAATGCGAAGCAGGTGATGGACGCCATGAAGCGCGGCGAACTCACCGACGTGCATTTCATCGAGGTGATGGGCTGCCCCGGCGGCTGTATCGGCGGCGGCGGTCAGCCGATCCCGACCTCGCTCGAGATCCGCAAGAAACGCGCCGAGGCGATTTACGCCGAGGACGCGGCGCTCCCGTTGCGCAAGTCGCACGAGAACACCCACGTGAAATATCTGTACGAGAAGTTCCTGACCGACGGTCCCTGCGGTCATCTCTCGCACAAACTGCTGCATACGCATTATACGGAGCGGGGCAAGTATATTGCCTGATCCGCGCCGCATCGGGCACATGCCGCCGCGCGCGGCATGTGCCCTTTTTTTATACGGCTTGCGGGTAAAACTCCACCGTAATGTCCTGAATACACCTCACGGATCTCAGACATGAACGCCAGGACCTTCGCGCTCACCCCCCGCTGGATCATGTTCGACCAGTTCTGGATCGCGCTCAAGAGCCGGAACCGCCGCCT
The Ignavibacteriota bacterium DNA segment above includes these coding regions:
- a CDS encoding response regulator, whose product is MTAPGARPQLLVVDDEFGMREGISRIFAMEGFDVAVAENGTEGIERGLARDFDIVLLDLKMPDIDGLAVLRTLREQRPDTEYLMMTAFAGIDSAVEATRTGAYTYIPKPFTPDQIVFEVRRALEKRRLTLEARELRAEQERRLLEIHLEQSRLRTIINAISDAVFVTNLQDEIVLANPRARALFELSSRVKAGARIADIFPEPVVELIRDAASKAPEGVELVSREWEMKPGLELVLSMKTVPLRDAGQSIIGYVTTVQDVTEPKRLEMQKSQFVSMVAHELKAPLAAISGYLDTMKDKLLGPDLGTYDTMVHRSSERLKALVELINDLLNISRMELGTARREIAAVSIPDLTAQVEELLRQQMQARGLRFETRFDDGLPPIEVDREEFARVLTNLLSNAIKYNREGGDIVIGATASDGSVLLTVRDTGIGMRPAEVENLFRQFYRAKNELTRAIPGTGLGLSIVKQIVESYHGNVTVHSVFGEGTEFRLRIPVHVVERAD
- a CDS encoding 4Fe-4S binding protein — translated: MSVVSTIPERCKRCYCCVRECPAKAIQINRGQAVVIADRCIGCGNCVKVCSQNAKAVRNGIEDVLDSLRRVSTHERIALLAPSFPAAFPMVRPLQVVGALRELGFTKVLEVGFGADLVSMEYRHRLEHAQGVTITTPCPAVVELVEKFHPELLPTLAPIVSPMIAAGKVARERYGRDAYVVFLGPCIAKKLEILDPAVADVVDEALTFDEIIKLFDVAEVDPSVSMEREFDQPRGNLGQIYPVAGGLLKSAGMSSDAMDEQVIVVEGRDRCLNIIDEIAAGRVGAKLVDILFCEGCINGPGMHSPLSHFEKRERIIQYVRERTSDLNVAIWKNSIATYARTDLDRGFTAKPVHDREVGAAEIEAILSASGKQRVEDRLNCGACGYTTCRDLATAVACGIAEPEMCLPYTIDTLERAHRELAQAQEQLIHSEKLASVGQLAAGVAHEINNPLGTILLYAHLLLRQLKDSDPAAKDVAFVIEEANRCKTIVSSLLNFARQGKLSVVDTSADDLLSSIVAMLERREDAAKVRFVVTVTDALPRLYIDADQMKQVLLNIALNGCEAMPSGGVLTLAAAQGAQPGEIVFTISDTGIGIPKENMPRLFTPFFTTKQIGKGTGLGLPIAYGIVKMHHGHIGVRSTPDAGTTFTVTIPVDVRGMHSGPSTPAELASALSASSVTRAESAS
- a CDS encoding response regulator, whose product is MHKIAIIDDDPDIVEANSILLEANGFSVVTAGAVDEAIALVSREHPDLIILDVMMQEPDDGFYLANKFRKMGVDAPIIMLTSVSKAIGFNFGASEMVPIEEFLEKPVPPSTLLDRVKFHLAQAKRSNHASH
- a CDS encoding iron hydrogenase small subunit, giving the protein MNTTESNRAPVSHQPHVVKPVAAGDIGSEVHVEINGTPFHVPLGMTILDACKSKGIHIPTLCYHSDLCLAGVCRICVVEVEGMRTLQAACTYPITNPVKIVTSSEKVRKSRRHILDLLLSEHYGECYSCHRNGNCELQTLSKEYGVDEYRFGHVTERKHEIDKSSYSVVRDMDKCVLCRRCVRTCIDLQEVGVLEATGRGDQTSISTFMDKPLLDVVCINCGQCINRCPTAALKANDPSDEIWAAIDDPKKHVVIQTAPSPRAAIGEEFGLPAGRSLTRELNTALRMMGYDKVFDTNFTADLTIMEEGTELLLRLKAALVDKDPKVKLPQFTSCSPGWVKYIEHFYPEYLDHLSSAKSPQQMFGAVIKTFYAQEAGVDPADIVTVAVMPCSAKKFECNRPEMADSGFKDVDYGLTTRELAQMIKEAGLKLPELPPSDFDDPFGEASGAGLIFGATGGVMEAALRTAYELVTGREVPFKNLDIMPCRGFEGVRQASVKLENVKPEWSFLEGVELKFMIAHGTANAKQVMDAMKRGELTDVHFIEVMGCPGGCIGGGGQPIPTSLEIRKKRAEAIYAEDAALPLRKSHENTHVKYLYEKFLTDGPCGHLSHKLLHTHYTERGKYIA